The following are encoded in a window of Sphingobium sp. AP49 genomic DNA:
- a CDS encoding TonB-dependent receptor codes for MFKNLYIPSRAELLAGISLAGIVLGCAAPAMAQDAVGATTATNAESPEAASEGDIVVTGVRASLSSAQSIKRNSDVIVDSIVAEDIGKLPDRNVAEALQRIPGIQVQRQYGEGSSVAIRGLTQVRTELNGRDIFTASGANQLSLEDIPSELLAGIDVYKNPSADLIEDQLSGTINFRTRKPFDFDGLKVAATATQSYFDLTDKFKPSASLMVSDRWDTGIGEIGILASVSFQKTAFRQDTISTEPFYTLDPTNATDAAVLAGLGRTGQTTTLPHGTGIGEVYGDRRRLGTDVALQWRPSDTLELTAEVFRSDYKFRFDDYSFFAYSSGSAIIPQAGAPFTYADNGDFQSGTFIDLPIGNNTSAQTRHSTTTDYSLNMKWKPSDQLTITADGQYVDAKTKNLRSIVGLNGTADTLYQDISGSVPVVNIGSSTGLTNPATYTSAFYLDNLNESKASDKTARLDAEYRFDAGILSSIKAGLRYADRKNKTIDTGYRYTGLSSVPTQLENVDLGDFFRGDADLFGNIIAFNRGIIRNYQDTLDTLGIASAPAYTQSGTNQQRQKTFTGYATAFFKADPVDGNIGVRVVRTNLDVSGYYQQTSIVLDANGNEVSGPTVFNPIAVSQDYTSVLPSLNLRVHLTDDLQLRFAAAKNISRPNFTQLNPSLTVSEPGSAQQDQIHTTSGGNPYLKPMKSDNLDATLEWYFSRTGSLTAAAFYKNIKNYIQTAVSYRDVTFDNGNSYQYEVTSYNNVAKGKVKGFELAYQQFFDFLPGPFDGLGMQANFTYVDSQAPSPATSGPVTNVPLELLSKYNYNIVGIYEKGGLSARVAYNWRSKYVVTTAGNGTGSLPVFNKPFGQLDASISYNVTPQFALALDGTNLTNTRRATYFGIDSRPRDVVVNDRRISLTARLSY; via the coding sequence ATGTTCAAGAATCTGTATATTCCGTCGCGTGCGGAATTGCTGGCGGGTATCTCGCTGGCCGGTATCGTGCTGGGTTGCGCTGCGCCCGCCATGGCGCAGGACGCCGTCGGTGCCACCACCGCCACGAACGCCGAATCGCCTGAAGCTGCGTCCGAAGGGGACATCGTTGTCACCGGCGTTCGCGCCAGCCTTTCCAGCGCCCAGTCGATCAAGCGCAACAGCGACGTCATCGTCGACTCGATCGTCGCCGAAGACATTGGCAAGCTGCCCGACCGCAACGTGGCCGAAGCGCTGCAGCGCATCCCCGGCATCCAGGTGCAGCGCCAATATGGCGAAGGCAGCTCGGTCGCGATCCGCGGCCTGACCCAGGTCCGCACCGAACTTAACGGCCGCGACATCTTCACCGCCTCGGGCGCCAACCAGCTCAGCCTGGAAGACATCCCGTCCGAATTGCTGGCCGGCATCGACGTCTACAAGAACCCGTCGGCCGACCTGATCGAGGACCAGTTGTCGGGCACGATCAACTTCCGCACCCGCAAGCCGTTCGACTTTGACGGTCTGAAGGTCGCCGCCACCGCGACCCAGAGCTATTTCGACCTGACCGACAAGTTCAAGCCCTCGGCCTCGCTGATGGTCAGCGACCGTTGGGACACCGGCATCGGTGAAATCGGCATTCTTGCCAGCGTCTCCTTCCAGAAGACCGCCTTCCGTCAGGACACGATCTCGACCGAGCCCTTCTACACGCTCGATCCGACCAACGCGACCGACGCCGCCGTGCTGGCGGGCCTGGGCCGCACCGGCCAGACCACGACCCTGCCGCATGGCACCGGCATCGGCGAAGTCTATGGCGATCGTCGTCGCCTCGGCACCGACGTTGCGCTTCAGTGGCGCCCCAGCGACACGCTGGAGCTGACCGCAGAAGTCTTCCGTTCGGACTATAAGTTCCGTTTCGACGACTATAGCTTCTTCGCCTACAGCTCGGGCAGCGCGATCATCCCGCAGGCGGGCGCGCCCTTCACCTATGCCGATAACGGCGATTTCCAGAGCGGCACCTTCATCGATCTGCCGATCGGCAACAACACCAGCGCCCAGACCCGTCATTCGACCACGACGGACTATTCGCTGAACATGAAGTGGAAGCCTTCGGACCAGCTGACCATCACCGCCGATGGCCAGTATGTCGATGCCAAGACCAAGAATCTGCGTTCGATCGTCGGTCTGAACGGTACCGCCGACACGCTGTATCAGGATATTTCGGGTTCGGTCCCGGTTGTGAATATCGGTTCGAGCACTGGTCTCACCAACCCGGCCACCTACACCAGCGCCTTCTATCTCGATAACCTCAACGAGTCGAAGGCGTCGGACAAGACCGCGCGCCTGGACGCCGAATATCGCTTCGACGCCGGCATCCTGTCGTCGATCAAGGCGGGCTTGCGCTATGCCGACCGCAAGAACAAGACGATCGATACCGGCTATCGTTACACCGGCCTGAGCAGCGTTCCGACCCAGTTGGAAAATGTCGATCTGGGCGACTTCTTCCGGGGTGACGCGGACCTGTTCGGCAACATCATCGCCTTCAACCGTGGCATCATCCGCAACTATCAGGATACGCTCGACACGCTGGGTATCGCCAGCGCGCCGGCCTATACCCAGAGCGGCACGAACCAGCAGCGGCAGAAGACCTTCACCGGCTATGCTACCGCCTTCTTCAAGGCCGATCCGGTCGACGGTAATATCGGCGTCCGCGTGGTCCGCACCAATCTCGACGTGTCGGGCTATTATCAGCAGACCTCGATCGTGCTGGATGCGAACGGCAATGAAGTCAGCGGCCCGACCGTGTTCAACCCGATCGCCGTGTCGCAGGATTATACCTCGGTCCTGCCGAGCCTGAACCTGCGCGTCCACCTGACCGACGATCTGCAGCTGCGTTTTGCCGCCGCGAAGAACATTTCGCGTCCCAACTTCACGCAGCTCAACCCCAGCCTGACCGTCAGCGAACCGGGTTCCGCCCAGCAGGATCAGATCCACACGACCAGCGGCGGCAATCCGTACCTCAAGCCGATGAAGTCGGACAATCTGGACGCCACGCTGGAATGGTATTTCTCGCGGACCGGCTCGCTGACCGCAGCGGCCTTCTACAAGAATATCAAGAACTACATCCAGACCGCCGTGTCCTATCGCGACGTCACCTTCGACAATGGCAACAGCTACCAGTATGAAGTGACGTCTTACAATAATGTCGCCAAGGGCAAGGTGAAGGGCTTTGAACTCGCCTATCAGCAGTTCTTCGACTTCCTGCCCGGTCCGTTCGACGGCCTCGGCATGCAGGCGAACTTCACCTATGTGGACTCGCAGGCACCGTCGCCCGCCACTAGCGGCCCGGTCACCAACGTCCCGCTCGAACTGCTGTCGAAGTATAATTACAATATCGTCGGCATCTACGAAAAGGGCGGCCTGTCGGCCCGCGTCGCCTATAACTGGCGCAGCAAATATGTCGTCACCACGGCGGGCAACGGCACCGGCAGCCTGCCGGTGTTCAACAAGCCCTTCGGTCAGCTCGATGCGTCGATCAGCTATAATGTGACGCCGCAGTTCGCGCTGGCGCTGGACGGCACGAACCTGACCAACACCCGTCGTGCGACCTATTTCGGTATCGACAGCCGTCCGCGTGACGTGGTCGTCAACGATCGTCGCATCAGCCTGACGGCGCGGCTCAGCTATTGA
- the fucP gene encoding L-fucose:H+ symporter permease, which translates to MLADARVEKGPAEQGSRAAMILTIGLFFLWGLANNLNDVLIAHFRHAFALSDFASGLVQSAFYMGYFCFAIPAAITAERFGYKATVILGLLLFALGALLFLPASAVVSYPFFLFALFVIASGLAFLETAANPMVAVLGDAASAARRLNLAQAFNPLGSITGVALGATLILSDAPTQGAAAAAAVQLPYLLIAIVVLAWAFLLGRTPFPKAAVEGNADAAPLAGYRELLRRPRYLAGIAAQFFYVGAQVGIWSYLIRYAQAALPGITAQHAAWLLTLSLGLFMAGRFAGAALLTRFDGARLMRLFALVNLGLALVGSIWLGLPGVAALVAASFFMSIMYPTIFVLSLDGLGPLTKPGASMIVMAIIGGAVLTAVMGLISDMAGTINAAMAVPAFCFLVVAAYAHVMRGKGGTA; encoded by the coding sequence ATGCTGGCCGATGCAAGGGTAGAAAAAGGACCGGCGGAGCAAGGCTCTCGCGCGGCGATGATCCTGACGATCGGCCTCTTCTTTCTTTGGGGCCTCGCCAATAATCTCAACGACGTGCTGATCGCCCATTTCCGGCACGCCTTTGCTCTCTCCGACTTTGCCTCGGGGCTGGTCCAGTCCGCTTTCTATATGGGCTATTTCTGCTTTGCCATTCCCGCTGCCATCACCGCCGAACGTTTCGGCTACAAGGCGACGGTGATCCTGGGCCTGCTGCTGTTCGCGCTCGGCGCCTTGCTGTTCCTGCCGGCCTCTGCCGTGGTCAGCTATCCCTTCTTCCTGTTCGCCCTGTTCGTGATCGCCAGCGGCCTCGCCTTTCTGGAGACGGCTGCCAATCCCATGGTCGCGGTGCTGGGAGACGCCGCCAGCGCGGCCCGGCGGCTTAACCTTGCCCAGGCGTTCAATCCGCTGGGATCCATCACCGGCGTGGCGCTGGGCGCCACCCTGATCCTGTCCGATGCGCCGACACAGGGTGCTGCTGCCGCCGCCGCCGTACAATTGCCCTATCTGCTGATCGCGATCGTCGTGCTGGCTTGGGCCTTTCTGCTGGGGCGTACGCCCTTCCCGAAGGCTGCGGTCGAGGGCAATGCCGATGCCGCGCCACTCGCAGGCTATCGGGAATTGCTGCGTCGCCCGCGCTATCTGGCGGGTATCGCTGCCCAATTCTTCTATGTCGGCGCGCAGGTCGGCATCTGGAGCTATCTCATCCGCTATGCGCAGGCCGCGCTGCCGGGCATCACCGCCCAGCATGCCGCCTGGCTGCTGACCCTGTCGCTCGGCCTGTTCATGGCCGGCCGCTTCGCCGGTGCGGCGCTGCTCACCCGCTTCGATGGCGCGCGGCTGATGCGCCTCTTCGCGCTCGTCAATCTCGGCCTCGCGCTGGTCGGTTCGATCTGGCTCGGCCTGCCCGGCGTCGCAGCACTGGTGGCCGCCAGCTTCTTCATGTCGATCATGTATCCGACCATCTTCGTCCTCTCGCTCGACGGCCTTGGCCCACTGACCAAGCCGGGCGCATCGATGATCGTGATGGCCATCATCGGCGGCGCGGTGCTGACCGCCGTCATGGGCCTGATTTCCGACATGGCCGGCACGATCAACGCGGCGATGGCGGTGCCCGCTTTCTGCTTCCTGGTGGTCGCGGCCTATGCCCATGTGATGCGCGGGAAGGGCGGGACGGCATGA
- a CDS encoding amidohydrolase family protein, which produces MIDAHVHLWQLGRNDCSWPGADLPAIHRDYGLDDLLAQLDANKVDAAILVQSQESEADTHWLLALAAGTDRIAGVVGWVDLTGDVAARVAALQVAGPLVGIRPMMQGRAPDCFDDPELAPGFAALARHGLVLDALVRPQHLASLARLARRQPDLSIIIDHAAKPLVGEAIPADWRAAMADLAACPNVACKLSGLLTELAPGARDGAAAPFIAELLALFGPDRLLWGSDWPVLTLASDYVAWLDRARASLPVAAHRAIFADNAARLYRVTQGAAA; this is translated from the coding sequence ATGATCGACGCCCATGTCCATCTCTGGCAGCTCGGCCGCAACGATTGCAGCTGGCCCGGCGCAGACCTGCCGGCGATCCATCGCGACTATGGGCTGGATGATCTGCTCGCGCAGCTCGATGCCAACAAGGTCGATGCCGCGATCCTGGTGCAGAGCCAGGAATCGGAAGCCGACACCCACTGGCTGCTCGCGCTCGCGGCGGGGACGGATCGGATCGCCGGTGTCGTCGGCTGGGTCGACCTTACCGGCGATGTCGCCGCCCGCGTCGCGGCGCTGCAGGTCGCCGGGCCACTGGTCGGCATTCGCCCGATGATGCAGGGCCGCGCGCCCGACTGTTTCGACGATCCGGAACTGGCGCCCGGCTTCGCGGCGCTCGCCCGCCATGGCCTGGTGCTCGACGCGCTGGTGCGCCCGCAGCATCTCGCCTCGCTCGCCCGGCTGGCCCGGCGGCAGCCCGACCTCAGCATCATCATCGATCATGCTGCCAAGCCGCTGGTCGGCGAGGCGATCCCGGCAGACTGGCGCGCCGCCATGGCCGATCTCGCCGCCTGCCCCAATGTCGCCTGCAAACTGTCGGGCCTGCTCACCGAGCTGGCGCCGGGGGCAAGGGACGGCGCCGCCGCTCCCTTCATCGCAGAATTGCTCGCCCTGTTCGGCCCGGATCGCCTGCTCTGGGGCAGCGACTGGCCGGTGCTGACCCTCGCGTCCGACTATGTTGCCTGGCTCGATCGCGCCCGCGCATCGCTGCCGGTCGCGGCCCATCGCGCCATCTTCGCCGACAATGCCGCCCGCCTCTATCGCGTCACGCAGGGAGCCGCCGCATGA
- a CDS encoding aldo/keto reductase produces the protein MIDFPTLGMGTAPIGNLYRVVSDAEARATLDAAFAAGIRYFDTAPHYGFGLAERRLGAALAEHDPQGKARVSTKVGRLLRPTEAQGERHGFVDADPFEPHFDYGHDAVLRSFESSQKRLRRDRIDLLLAHDIGRLTHGDAHADHLAAFLDGGYRAMRDLRDAGAIGAIGIGVNEVAICHDLLDRVELDAILIAGRYTLLDRGAEELLDRCASVDVQVIVGGPYNSGILARDLSGPLHFDYAAPDAAILARAHAMAALCRDAGVALPAAALQYPLRHPQVMAVIPGLVGADQVHDTIARLGAAIPDTLWPALDAAARAHPLAKAHSHA, from the coding sequence ATGATCGACTTCCCGACCCTGGGCATGGGCACCGCGCCCATCGGCAATCTCTATCGCGTCGTCAGCGATGCGGAGGCGCGCGCGACCCTCGACGCCGCCTTTGCCGCCGGCATCCGCTATTTCGACACCGCCCCCCATTATGGCTTTGGCCTTGCCGAACGGCGGCTGGGCGCGGCGCTGGCCGAACATGACCCGCAGGGCAAGGCGCGGGTCTCGACCAAGGTCGGCCGCCTGCTGCGGCCCACCGAAGCGCAGGGCGAGCGCCATGGCTTCGTCGATGCCGACCCGTTCGAGCCGCATTTCGATTATGGCCATGACGCCGTGCTGCGCTCCTTCGAAAGCAGCCAGAAGCGCCTGCGCCGCGACCGGATCGACCTGCTTCTCGCCCATGATATCGGCCGCCTGACCCATGGCGACGCGCATGCCGATCATCTCGCCGCCTTCCTTGACGGCGGCTATCGGGCGATGCGCGACCTGCGTGATGCCGGCGCGATCGGCGCGATCGGCATCGGCGTGAACGAGGTCGCGATCTGCCACGACCTGCTCGACCGGGTGGAACTGGACGCGATCCTGATCGCCGGCCGCTACACTTTGCTCGATCGCGGCGCGGAGGAGCTGCTCGACCGCTGCGCCAGCGTCGATGTGCAGGTCATCGTCGGCGGCCCCTATAATAGCGGCATCCTCGCCCGCGATCTCAGCGGCCCGCTCCATTTCGACTATGCCGCACCGGATGCGGCGATCCTCGCCCGCGCCCATGCCATGGCGGCGCTCTGCCGCGACGCCGGCGTCGCGCTGCCCGCCGCCGCGCTGCAATATCCGCTGCGCCACCCGCAGGTCATGGCCGTGATCCCCGGCCTGGTCGGCGCGGATCAGGTCCATGACACGATCGCCCGTCTGGGCGCCGCAATTCCCGACACGCTCTGGCCGGCGCTTGACGCGGCCGCCCGTGCCCATCCTCTTGCCAAGGCCCACAGCCATGCTTGA
- a CDS encoding UxaA family hydrolase, translating into MLEHDSRLILLHPDDNVLICVSAIEAGDILPVSGGTIPAREGIAIGHKIARMALAQGDKVIKYGAPIGSMTAPVAAGQWVHMHNMKSDYISSHTRTALEQGA; encoded by the coding sequence ATGCTTGAACATGACAGCCGCCTCATCCTGCTGCACCCCGACGACAATGTGCTGATCTGCGTCAGCGCGATCGAGGCGGGCGACATATTGCCCGTATCCGGCGGCACCATCCCCGCGCGCGAAGGCATCGCGATCGGCCACAAGATCGCCCGTATGGCGCTGGCGCAGGGTGACAAGGTCATCAAATATGGCGCGCCGATCGGGTCGATGACGGCCCCGGTCGCGGCTGGCCAATGGGTCCATATGCACAATATGAAGAGCGATTATATCAGCAGCCACACCCGCACCGCGCTGGAGCAGGGCGCATGA
- a CDS encoding UxaA family hydrolase, whose amino-acid sequence MIQGWLRSDGRKGIRNVVAVAYLVECAHHVARRIVDKADDPDVQLIGFPGCYPNAYAAKVMEAIATHPNVGGLVIVSLGCESFNREKLRAVVEASGRPAELLVIQEKGGTAATIAAGLEAVERVRAQIASVERVPMGVEELVVATICGGSDGTSGITANPAVGRAFDRLVAEGAACIFEETGELVGCEKIMADRAATPELAAAIEACVQKAEAYYTVMGFGSFAPGNAEGGLTTQEEKSMGAYSKSGSSRIDGILKPGDIPPMGGLYLLDVVPDGEPRFGFPNISDNAEIVELIACGAHVTLFTTGRGSVVGSAISPVIKICANPETGRRLAADMDVNAGRILEGEATLDDVGQEIYDAILAVAAGERSLSEQLGHQEFILTYKAFDPIGPECLPMVARA is encoded by the coding sequence ATGATCCAGGGCTGGCTCCGTTCCGACGGGCGCAAGGGCATCCGCAATGTCGTCGCCGTCGCCTATCTGGTCGAATGCGCGCACCATGTCGCGCGCCGCATCGTCGACAAGGCCGATGATCCCGATGTCCAGCTGATCGGCTTCCCCGGCTGCTATCCCAATGCCTATGCGGCCAAGGTGATGGAGGCGATCGCCACCCATCCCAATGTCGGTGGCCTCGTCATCGTCTCGCTCGGCTGCGAAAGTTTCAATCGTGAGAAGCTGCGCGCCGTCGTGGAGGCCAGCGGCCGCCCGGCCGAACTGCTGGTGATCCAGGAAAAGGGCGGCACCGCCGCCACCATCGCCGCCGGGCTGGAAGCGGTCGAACGGGTGCGGGCGCAGATCGCATCGGTCGAGCGCGTGCCGATGGGCGTCGAGGAACTGGTCGTCGCCACCATCTGCGGCGGGTCGGACGGCACCAGCGGCATCACCGCCAATCCGGCGGTCGGCCGCGCCTTTGACCGGCTGGTGGCGGAAGGGGCGGCCTGCATCTTCGAGGAGACGGGCGAACTGGTCGGCTGCGAGAAGATCATGGCCGACCGCGCCGCCACGCCCGAACTCGCCGCCGCGATCGAGGCCTGCGTGCAGAAGGCGGAGGCCTATTATACCGTCATGGGCTTTGGCAGCTTCGCGCCGGGCAATGCCGAAGGCGGCCTCACCACCCAGGAGGAAAAATCCATGGGCGCCTACAGCAAGTCGGGCAGCTCGCGGATCGACGGCATATTGAAGCCGGGCGATATTCCCCCGATGGGTGGCCTCTATCTGCTCGACGTCGTGCCCGATGGCGAACCGCGCTTCGGCTTCCCCAACATCTCCGACAATGCCGAGATCGTGGAGCTGATCGCCTGCGGCGCGCATGTCACCCTGTTCACCACCGGGCGCGGATCGGTGGTCGGATCGGCGATCTCGCCGGTCATCAAGATCTGCGCCAATCCCGAAACCGGCCGCCGCCTGGCCGCCGACATGGACGTCAATGCCGGCCGCATCCTGGAGGGGGAAGCGACCCTCGACGATGTCGGGCAGGAAATCTACGACGCAATCCTCGCCGTCGCGGCGGGCGAGCGCAGCCTTTCCGAACAACTGGGCCATCAGGAGTTTATTTTGACCTACAAGGCTTTCGATCCCATCGGTCCCGAATGTCTGCCGATGGTGGCGCGCGCATGA
- a CDS encoding SDR family oxidoreductase: MSADGGARMSAPQNGRLAGKTALITAAARGIGRASVERFVAEGARVFATDRDLDALDGLEGCERLALDVTDGAAVRALAADIGPIDILANIAGVVHAGNILECSQSDWDFAVALNMTAQYHTISAFLPGMVEKGAGAIVNMSSIASSVKGIPNRFAYGATKAGVIGLTKAVAADFVGQGIRCNCICPGTVDTPSLQQRLHDTGDYEAAQTAFVARQPMGRLGKAQEIAGLVLYLASDDAAFTTGAVHVIDGGWVM; this comes from the coding sequence ATGTCTGCCGATGGTGGCGCGCGCATGAGCGCCCCGCAGAACGGCCGCCTCGCCGGCAAGACCGCACTCATTACCGCCGCCGCCCGCGGCATCGGCCGCGCCTCGGTCGAGCGTTTCGTGGCGGAGGGCGCCCGCGTCTTCGCCACCGACCGCGATCTCGATGCGCTTGACGGGCTGGAGGGCTGCGAACGGCTCGCCCTCGACGTCACCGACGGCGCCGCCGTGCGCGCACTGGCCGCAGACATCGGCCCGATCGACATCCTCGCCAACATTGCCGGCGTGGTCCATGCGGGCAATATTCTCGAATGCAGCCAGTCCGACTGGGACTTTGCCGTCGCGCTCAACATGACCGCCCAATATCACACCATTTCGGCCTTCCTGCCGGGCATGGTGGAAAAGGGCGCGGGCGCGATCGTCAACATGTCCTCCATCGCCAGCTCGGTGAAGGGCATCCCCAACCGCTTTGCCTATGGCGCGACCAAGGCGGGCGTGATCGGCCTGACCAAGGCGGTCGCCGCCGATTTCGTCGGGCAGGGCATTCGCTGCAACTGCATCTGCCCCGGCACCGTCGACACCCCTTCGCTGCAGCAGCGACTGCACGACACCGGCGACTATGAAGCCGCCCAGACCGCCTTCGTCGCACGCCAGCCGATGGGGCGCCTCGGCAAGGCGCAGGAGATTGCCGGCCTTGTCCTCTATCTCGCCAGCGACGATGCCGCCTTCACCACCGGCGCGGTCCATGTGATCGACGGCGGCTGGGTGATGTGA
- a CDS encoding L-rhamnose mutarotase, protein MRHVLLIDLADDAAAIAQYEAWHASGALPPAIGASIRAADVRAMDIYRSGNRLVMLMETGPDFDPAAKAAADAADPAVQAWEAQMDGVQRPLPWSVPGAKWTAATRIFSLDEQP, encoded by the coding sequence ATGCGTCATGTGCTGCTGATCGACCTGGCCGACGATGCGGCCGCTATCGCCCAATATGAGGCCTGGCACGCATCGGGCGCACTGCCGCCGGCCATCGGCGCCAGCATCCGCGCTGCCGATGTCCGGGCGATGGACATTTATCGCAGCGGCAACCGGCTGGTCATGCTGATGGAGACTGGCCCGGATTTCGACCCGGCGGCGAAGGCGGCGGCCGACGCCGCCGATCCGGCGGTGCAGGCCTGGGAAGCGCAGATGGACGGTGTCCAGCGGCCGTTGCCCTGGTCCGTTCCCGGCGCCAAATGGACCGCCGCCACCCGCATATTTTCCCTAGACGAACAGCCCTGA
- a CDS encoding DUF5597 domain-containing protein, producing MRNLLPLLTGAMLLATPALAQNGGQVPHIESKNGRHALIVDGAPFLMLGGQVNNSSNYATPLKQVWDRLDSIHANTVEVPVAWEQLEPKEGEFDYSFVQTLLDEARAHDKRIVLLWFGAWKNTGLAYTPDWVKLDNRRFPRMKTADGKDHGVLSPHGAATLAADKRAFLKLMTYVRDHDAQNTVIMVQPENEVGSYQNPRDFSAVAQKLFDGPVPAELTRALKKPAGSWRSVFGETADRSFNTWYTARYIEELAKAGKAIKPLPMYVNASLTDPYKPVDPMTVSSGGPQGDVIDIWKAAAPSLDLAAPDIYDRGSRNVFKHLDLYTRPDNALMVPEIGNAAEYARYFWSALGRGAIGFAPFGMDDADYFNYPLGAKSFDDATIHAFASKFGVLGAAMRPWAKIAFAHPTWGAARPDDGTPLSTTMGDWTVTASFGQWQFGQREWFPNADTPAWDKAMVGGMVVAQLSANEFLFTGDHVRVQFGSRDGAPANGMIVKVEEGHFEGDNWVFDRIWNGDQTDYGLNLIDKPVWLKVTMGRYR from the coding sequence ATGCGCAATCTTCTTCCCCTGCTCACGGGCGCCATGCTGCTCGCCACCCCCGCGCTGGCTCAGAATGGCGGACAAGTGCCGCATATCGAGAGCAAGAATGGCCGCCACGCCCTGATCGTCGATGGCGCGCCCTTCCTGATGCTGGGTGGTCAGGTCAATAACAGCAGCAATTATGCGACGCCCCTGAAGCAGGTCTGGGACCGACTCGACAGCATCCACGCCAATACGGTTGAAGTGCCGGTCGCCTGGGAACAGCTGGAGCCCAAGGAAGGCGAGTTCGACTATAGCTTCGTCCAGACCCTGCTCGACGAGGCGCGCGCCCATGACAAGCGCATCGTCCTCCTCTGGTTCGGCGCCTGGAAGAATACCGGCCTTGCCTATACCCCCGACTGGGTGAAGCTCGACAATCGCCGCTTCCCGCGCATGAAGACCGCCGATGGCAAGGATCATGGCGTGCTCTCGCCCCATGGCGCCGCCACGCTGGCGGCGGACAAGCGCGCGTTCCTCAAGCTCATGACCTATGTGCGCGACCATGATGCGCAGAATACGGTCATCATGGTGCAGCCCGAAAATGAAGTCGGCAGCTACCAGAATCCCCGCGACTTCAGCGCCGTCGCGCAGAAACTGTTCGACGGTCCGGTCCCGGCCGAGCTGACCCGTGCGCTCAAGAAGCCGGCGGGCAGCTGGAGGAGCGTGTTCGGTGAAACGGCGGATCGCAGCTTCAACACCTGGTACACCGCCCGCTATATCGAGGAACTGGCCAAGGCCGGCAAGGCGATCAAGCCGCTGCCCATGTATGTGAACGCCTCGCTGACCGATCCCTACAAGCCGGTCGATCCGATGACCGTGTCGAGCGGCGGGCCGCAGGGTGACGTGATCGACATCTGGAAGGCGGCGGCCCCCTCGCTCGATCTCGCCGCGCCCGACATTTATGACCGGGGCAGCCGCAACGTCTTCAAGCATCTCGATCTCTACACAAGGCCCGACAATGCGCTGATGGTGCCCGAAATCGGCAATGCCGCCGAATATGCCCGCTATTTCTGGTCGGCGCTGGGGCGCGGCGCGATCGGCTTCGCGCCCTTCGGCATGGATGATGCCGATTATTTCAACTATCCGCTCGGCGCCAAGAGCTTCGACGACGCGACCATCCACGCCTTCGCGTCCAAATTCGGCGTACTCGGCGCAGCCATGCGCCCCTGGGCGAAGATCGCCTTCGCTCACCCGACCTGGGGCGCGGCGCGGCCGGACGACGGCACGCCGCTCAGCACCACCATGGGCGACTGGACGGTCACGGCCAGCTTTGGCCAGTGGCAGTTCGGCCAGCGCGAATGGTTCCCCAATGCCGACACCCCGGCCTGGGACAAGGCGATGGTCGGCGGCATGGTCGTGGCGCAACTGTCGGCCAATGAATTTCTCTTCACCGGCGACCATGTCCGCGTCCAGTTCGGCTCGCGCGACGGCGCCCCGGCCAACGGCATGATCGTCAAGGTCGAGGAAGGCCATTTCGAAGGCGACAACTGGGTCTTCGACCGCATCTGGAACGGCGACCAGACCGATTATGGCCTCAACCTCATCGACAAGCCGGTCTGGCTCAAGGTGACGATGGGCCGCTATCGCTGA